In the genome of Amyelois transitella isolate CPQ chromosome 25, ilAmyTran1.1, whole genome shotgun sequence, one region contains:
- the LOC106143476 gene encoding uncharacterized protein LOC106143476 isoform X2: MLISVFTLFSNYHQFMPIYFKMVKKCCVKFCKSESYAGCGISFHSFPKDGEMKQKWIDVITTSQKITKNSVVCSRHFKKEDFYEANSRQLLKVDVIPFVFPSNTDQASRVENFSSSKFTQDGTEPSSSRTWKRRRTDDDDESTLSNVESLSGLSDAESPGPQFSWQQSTNLIEGDNSDGESESSDPQFSCEQSTRLTDGDHPDENKENEYVREKHEGFTCDHCLGEIIGFRYTCIQCDNYDLCGECESKLVHPLHYILRVSTPKPYHEIKRIIDAVRLKIIALEEAANHHGDNFDDVVIKKEEDPFERETNEPLELQPETNEDVTAGAEQPETSRISDREVPTNSMPKQFITETGSLQTNFGVNTRVLENQSMHRTQSKSNEDLEDSNISENIDFEEETWLDESLLESDEFDTSWVTPKDQGHIDLGDRITLTTSLRGVSRRKQLKTTGKKPVGRRKKKRN, translated from the exons ATGTTGATTTCCGTGTtcacattattttcaaattaccaTCAGTTTATGCCTATTTACTTCAAAATGGTGAAAAAATGttgtgtaaaattttgtaaaagtgaATCTTATGCAGGTTGTGGGATATCGTTTCACAG TTTTCCTAAAGATGGagaaatgaaacaaaagtGGATAGATGTTATTACAACGTCGcaaaaaataacgaaaaacTCCGTTGTCTGTAGCCGTCACTTCAAAAAAGAAGACTTTTATGAAGCTAACTCGCGACAGCTATTAAAAGTAGATGTAATACCATTTGTGTTTCCATCG aatacCGATCAAGCGTCCAGGGTTGAAAATTTCTCATCATCAAAATTTACACAAG ATGGTACGGAACCGTCTTCATCCCGTACCTGGAAGCGAAGAAGaactgatgatgatgatgagtcTACTTTGTCGAACGTTGAAAGTCTGAGTGGACTCTCAG ATGCTGAATCACCAGGCCCGCAATTTTCATGGCAGCAATCGACCAACCTCATTGAAGGCGACAATTCAG atggTGAATCCGAATCATCAGACCCGCAGTTTTCATGTGAGCAATCGACACGACTCACTGACGGCGACCATCCAG atgaaaataaagaaaacgaGTATGTAAGGGAAAAACATGAAGGTTTTACATGTGACCACTGCTTAGGAGAAATAATAGG tttCAGATACACTTGCATACAATGTGACAACTACGACTTGTGCGGCGAGTGCGAGAGCAAATTGGTGCATCCGCTGCATTACATACTGCGCGTGAGCACGCCGAAGCCTTAT catGAAATTAAACGCATCATAGACGCAGTAAGACTGAAAATAATCGCATTAGAGGAAGCTGCGAACCACCATGG AGATAATTTCGACGACGTAGtaataaagaaagaagaggATCCCTTCGAAAGAGAGACGAACGAGCCATTAGAACTACAACCAGAGACAAATGAAGATGTAACTGCGGGGGCGGAACAGCCAGAGACAAGTAGAATATCTGATCGTGAA GTACCAACTAATTCTATGCCGAAACAATTTATAACTGAGACTGGTTCTTTACAAACTAATTTTGGAGTGAACACTAGGGTTTTGGAAAACCAGAGTATGCATAGAACGCAAAGTAAATCAAATGAAGATCTAGAAGATTCcaatataagtgaaaatatCGATTTTGAAGAAGAAACGTGGCTGGATGAGTCGCTTCTTGAAAGTGACGAATTCGACACAAGTTGGGTTACTCCGAAGGACCAAGGACATATTGATTTAGGTGACAGAATCACCTTGACCACATCTCTGAGAGGAGTTTCTAGAAGAAAGCAATTGAAAACTACTGGAAAGAAACCGGTgggaagaagaaaaaagaaacgaaactaa
- the LOC106143476 gene encoding uncharacterized protein LOC106143476 isoform X4 translates to MTTQYPQYFHFPFPKDGEMKQKWIDVITTSQKITKNSVVCSRHFKKEDFYEANSRQLLKVDVIPFVFPSNTDQASRVENFSSSKFTQDGTEPSSSRTWKRRRTDDDDESTLSNVESLSGLSDAESPGPQFSWQQSTNLIEGDNSDGESESSDPQFSCEQSTRLTDGDHPDENKENEYVREKHEGFTCDHCLGEIIGFRYTCIQCDNYDLCGECESKLVHPLHYILRVSTPKPYHEIKRIIDAVRLKIIALEEAANHHGDNFDDVVIKKEEDPFERETNEPLELQPETNEDVTAGAEQPETSRISDREVPTNSMPKQFITETGSLQTNFGVNTRVLENQSMHRTQSKSNEDLEDSNISENIDFEEETWLDESLLESDEFDTSWVTPKDQGHIDLGDRITLTTSLRGVSRRKQLKTTGKKPVGRRKKKRN, encoded by the exons ATGACAACGCAATACCCACAATATTTCCATTTCCC TTTTCCTAAAGATGGagaaatgaaacaaaagtGGATAGATGTTATTACAACGTCGcaaaaaataacgaaaaacTCCGTTGTCTGTAGCCGTCACTTCAAAAAAGAAGACTTTTATGAAGCTAACTCGCGACAGCTATTAAAAGTAGATGTAATACCATTTGTGTTTCCATCG aatacCGATCAAGCGTCCAGGGTTGAAAATTTCTCATCATCAAAATTTACACAAG ATGGTACGGAACCGTCTTCATCCCGTACCTGGAAGCGAAGAAGaactgatgatgatgatgagtcTACTTTGTCGAACGTTGAAAGTCTGAGTGGACTCTCAG ATGCTGAATCACCAGGCCCGCAATTTTCATGGCAGCAATCGACCAACCTCATTGAAGGCGACAATTCAG atggTGAATCCGAATCATCAGACCCGCAGTTTTCATGTGAGCAATCGACACGACTCACTGACGGCGACCATCCAG atgaaaataaagaaaacgaGTATGTAAGGGAAAAACATGAAGGTTTTACATGTGACCACTGCTTAGGAGAAATAATAGG tttCAGATACACTTGCATACAATGTGACAACTACGACTTGTGCGGCGAGTGCGAGAGCAAATTGGTGCATCCGCTGCATTACATACTGCGCGTGAGCACGCCGAAGCCTTAT catGAAATTAAACGCATCATAGACGCAGTAAGACTGAAAATAATCGCATTAGAGGAAGCTGCGAACCACCATGG AGATAATTTCGACGACGTAGtaataaagaaagaagaggATCCCTTCGAAAGAGAGACGAACGAGCCATTAGAACTACAACCAGAGACAAATGAAGATGTAACTGCGGGGGCGGAACAGCCAGAGACAAGTAGAATATCTGATCGTGAA GTACCAACTAATTCTATGCCGAAACAATTTATAACTGAGACTGGTTCTTTACAAACTAATTTTGGAGTGAACACTAGGGTTTTGGAAAACCAGAGTATGCATAGAACGCAAAGTAAATCAAATGAAGATCTAGAAGATTCcaatataagtgaaaatatCGATTTTGAAGAAGAAACGTGGCTGGATGAGTCGCTTCTTGAAAGTGACGAATTCGACACAAGTTGGGTTACTCCGAAGGACCAAGGACATATTGATTTAGGTGACAGAATCACCTTGACCACATCTCTGAGAGGAGTTTCTAGAAGAAAGCAATTGAAAACTACTGGAAAGAAACCGGTgggaagaagaaaaaagaaacgaaactaa
- the LOC106143476 gene encoding uncharacterized protein LOC106143476 isoform X3 codes for MPKCSIKMCGINMHKNRPRLTVHRIPTNETLRRKWIEAIGEENINPRHKKPIVCSLHFEESCFNRTLNILRLHDNAIPTIFPFPNTDQASRVENFSSSKFTQDGTEPSSSRTWKRRRTDDDDESTLSNVESLSGLSDAESPGPQFSWQQSTNLIEGDNSDGESESSDPQFSCEQSTRLTDGDHPDENKENEYVREKHEGFTCDHCLGEIIGFRYTCIQCDNYDLCGECESKLVHPLHYILRVSTPKPYHEIKRIIDAVRLKIIALEEAANHHGDNFDDVVIKKEEDPFERETNEPLELQPETNEDVTAGAEQPETSRISDREVPTNSMPKQFITETGSLQTNFGVNTRVLENQSMHRTQSKSNEDLEDSNISENIDFEEETWLDESLLESDEFDTSWVTPKDQGHIDLGDRITLTTSLRGVSRRKQLKTTGKKPVGRRKKKRN; via the exons ATGCCTAAGTGTTCTATAAAGATGTGTGGTATAAACATGCACAAAAATCGACCAAGGCTGACGGTTCATAG AATTCCGACAAATGAAACCTTGAGAAGAAAATGGATAGAGGCGATTGGTGAGGAAAATATAAATCCCCGACATAAAAAGCCGATTGTCTGCTCATTGCATTTTGAAGAAAGCTGTTTTAATAGAACTCTTAATATTCTTAGACTACATGACAACGCAATACCCACAATATTTCCATTTCCC aatacCGATCAAGCGTCCAGGGTTGAAAATTTCTCATCATCAAAATTTACACAAG ATGGTACGGAACCGTCTTCATCCCGTACCTGGAAGCGAAGAAGaactgatgatgatgatgagtcTACTTTGTCGAACGTTGAAAGTCTGAGTGGACTCTCAG ATGCTGAATCACCAGGCCCGCAATTTTCATGGCAGCAATCGACCAACCTCATTGAAGGCGACAATTCAG atggTGAATCCGAATCATCAGACCCGCAGTTTTCATGTGAGCAATCGACACGACTCACTGACGGCGACCATCCAG atgaaaataaagaaaacgaGTATGTAAGGGAAAAACATGAAGGTTTTACATGTGACCACTGCTTAGGAGAAATAATAGG tttCAGATACACTTGCATACAATGTGACAACTACGACTTGTGCGGCGAGTGCGAGAGCAAATTGGTGCATCCGCTGCATTACATACTGCGCGTGAGCACGCCGAAGCCTTAT catGAAATTAAACGCATCATAGACGCAGTAAGACTGAAAATAATCGCATTAGAGGAAGCTGCGAACCACCATGG AGATAATTTCGACGACGTAGtaataaagaaagaagaggATCCCTTCGAAAGAGAGACGAACGAGCCATTAGAACTACAACCAGAGACAAATGAAGATGTAACTGCGGGGGCGGAACAGCCAGAGACAAGTAGAATATCTGATCGTGAA GTACCAACTAATTCTATGCCGAAACAATTTATAACTGAGACTGGTTCTTTACAAACTAATTTTGGAGTGAACACTAGGGTTTTGGAAAACCAGAGTATGCATAGAACGCAAAGTAAATCAAATGAAGATCTAGAAGATTCcaatataagtgaaaatatCGATTTTGAAGAAGAAACGTGGCTGGATGAGTCGCTTCTTGAAAGTGACGAATTCGACACAAGTTGGGTTACTCCGAAGGACCAAGGACATATTGATTTAGGTGACAGAATCACCTTGACCACATCTCTGAGAGGAGTTTCTAGAAGAAAGCAATTGAAAACTACTGGAAAGAAACCGGTgggaagaagaaaaaagaaacgaaactaa
- the LOC106143480 gene encoding zinc finger protein 454 codes for MNEYAPICRICLSFNLRLLPIADTLQLVFERITRTPLLTPDLRPVTACYICYAQLKKCYKFMVTSAKAEEILTVLLKRNSQLTKRSVSLVNRKDNGLCGNLVTTTAECIDSLPILSKPPKLDSEDTLADVEVKNELHYAACGFKVEVSDYPDSEHPGEEESTAAEDDHSEGDSIALKSAGELQPHGPDFIMGTVNSDDGAVAIKSEDMELVYEIVVAPEENMTKRIQKRHKSNKAKSGNGKYKCNVCEQRYCGTYELNRHLKTHTGVKPFECNICQRNFFRKHHLQEHLKTHTSEKLHECHVCRNRFRRKHHLQRHLKIHTDEKPFECNICKRRFISRHNWEIHLRTHTGEKPYKCDVCQRQYINKDALRYHLKINSGQKVYKCNTCHNKFHYKLKNRVQKCNCCKRKVDI; via the exons atgaacgAGTATGCACCGATATGCCGTATTTGTTTGTCGTTCAACTTGCGGCTGTTACCGATTGCCGATACCTTACAGCTTGTATTTGAGAGGATCACAAGAACTCCT CTTCTGACTCCTGACCTGCGACCAGTAACAGCTTGTTACATCTGCTATGCCCAGCTGAAGAAGTGCTACAAGTTTATGGTCACATCAGCGAAAGCTGAAGAAATTTTGACAGTACTGTTGAAGCGAAATTCTCAA ctCACAAAGAGATCAGTATCCCTAGTAAACCGCAAGGATAACGGACTGTGTGGAAACCTAGTCACAACGACTGCAGAATGTATTGACTCTCTTCCAATTCTCAGTAAGCCACCCAAGCTTGACAGCGAAGATACCCTGGCAGATGTAGAGGTCAAAAATGAGTTGCATTATGCAGCGTGTGGCTTCAAAGTTGAGGTGTCAGATT atcCTGACTCCGAGCACCCAGGAGAAGAGGAGTCTACGGCAGCTGAGGATGACCACAGTGAAGGCGATAGCATAGCCTTAAAGAGTGCGGGTGAATTGCAGCCACATGGCCCAGATTTTATTATGGGCACAGTTAATTCTGATG atGGCGCTGTGGCTATCAAAAGCGAGGATATGGAACTCGTATATGAAATAGTGGTAGCACCTGAAGAGAATATGACAAAACGAATTCAAAAGCGGCACAAATCAAATAAGGCGAAATCGGGCaatggaaaatataaatgtaatgtttGTGAACAAAGATATTGTGGTACCTACGAATTGAATCGCCATTTAAAAACTCACACCGGTGTAAAACCTTTTGAATGTAATATATGTCAACGGAATTTTTTTAGAAAGCATCATTTGCAAGAACATTTAAAGACACACACGTCTGAGAAACTTCACGAGTGTCATGTTTGTCGAAACCGATTTAGAAGAAAGCATCACTTGCAAAGGCATTTAAAAATTCACACCGACGAGAAACCATTTGAATGCAACATTTGCAAGCGGCGGTTCATTTCTCGGCACAATTGGGAAATACATTTGAGAACTCATACTGGTGAGAAACCATATAAATGTGACGTTTGTCAAcgacaatatataaataaagatgcTCTCAGATATCACTTAAAGATAAATAGTGGgcaaaaagtttataaatgcAATACTTGTCATAACAAGTTTCATTACAAGTTGAAGAATCGTGTTCAAAAGTGCAATTGTTGTAAAAGAAAAGTAGACATTTAA
- the LOC106143476 gene encoding uncharacterized protein LOC106143476 isoform X1, which translates to MPKCSIKMCGINMHKNRPRLTVHRIPTNETLRRKWIEAIGEENINPRHKKPIVCSLHFEESCFNRTLNILRLHDNAIPTIFPFPLRARYDGLNEKCNINIDVASTSTINNTDQASRVENFSSSKFTQDGTEPSSSRTWKRRRTDDDDESTLSNVESLSGLSDAESPGPQFSWQQSTNLIEGDNSDGESESSDPQFSCEQSTRLTDGDHPDENKENEYVREKHEGFTCDHCLGEIIGFRYTCIQCDNYDLCGECESKLVHPLHYILRVSTPKPYHEIKRIIDAVRLKIIALEEAANHHGDNFDDVVIKKEEDPFERETNEPLELQPETNEDVTAGAEQPETSRISDREVPTNSMPKQFITETGSLQTNFGVNTRVLENQSMHRTQSKSNEDLEDSNISENIDFEEETWLDESLLESDEFDTSWVTPKDQGHIDLGDRITLTTSLRGVSRRKQLKTTGKKPVGRRKKKRN; encoded by the exons ATGCCTAAGTGTTCTATAAAGATGTGTGGTATAAACATGCACAAAAATCGACCAAGGCTGACGGTTCATAG AATTCCGACAAATGAAACCTTGAGAAGAAAATGGATAGAGGCGATTGGTGAGGAAAATATAAATCCCCGACATAAAAAGCCGATTGTCTGCTCATTGCATTTTGAAGAAAGCTGTTTTAATAGAACTCTTAATATTCTTAGACTACATGACAACGCAATACCCACAATATTTCCATTTCCC CTACGGGCTAGATATGACGGGCTGAATGAAAAGTGCAATATAAACATTGATGTTGCTAGTACCTCCAcgattaat aatacCGATCAAGCGTCCAGGGTTGAAAATTTCTCATCATCAAAATTTACACAAG ATGGTACGGAACCGTCTTCATCCCGTACCTGGAAGCGAAGAAGaactgatgatgatgatgagtcTACTTTGTCGAACGTTGAAAGTCTGAGTGGACTCTCAG ATGCTGAATCACCAGGCCCGCAATTTTCATGGCAGCAATCGACCAACCTCATTGAAGGCGACAATTCAG atggTGAATCCGAATCATCAGACCCGCAGTTTTCATGTGAGCAATCGACACGACTCACTGACGGCGACCATCCAG atgaaaataaagaaaacgaGTATGTAAGGGAAAAACATGAAGGTTTTACATGTGACCACTGCTTAGGAGAAATAATAGG tttCAGATACACTTGCATACAATGTGACAACTACGACTTGTGCGGCGAGTGCGAGAGCAAATTGGTGCATCCGCTGCATTACATACTGCGCGTGAGCACGCCGAAGCCTTAT catGAAATTAAACGCATCATAGACGCAGTAAGACTGAAAATAATCGCATTAGAGGAAGCTGCGAACCACCATGG AGATAATTTCGACGACGTAGtaataaagaaagaagaggATCCCTTCGAAAGAGAGACGAACGAGCCATTAGAACTACAACCAGAGACAAATGAAGATGTAACTGCGGGGGCGGAACAGCCAGAGACAAGTAGAATATCTGATCGTGAA GTACCAACTAATTCTATGCCGAAACAATTTATAACTGAGACTGGTTCTTTACAAACTAATTTTGGAGTGAACACTAGGGTTTTGGAAAACCAGAGTATGCATAGAACGCAAAGTAAATCAAATGAAGATCTAGAAGATTCcaatataagtgaaaatatCGATTTTGAAGAAGAAACGTGGCTGGATGAGTCGCTTCTTGAAAGTGACGAATTCGACACAAGTTGGGTTACTCCGAAGGACCAAGGACATATTGATTTAGGTGACAGAATCACCTTGACCACATCTCTGAGAGGAGTTTCTAGAAGAAAGCAATTGAAAACTACTGGAAAGAAACCGGTgggaagaagaaaaaagaaacgaaactaa